The sequence TTCCGATCTGAATAAAAGTATCACGTCGATCAGCTATAACCAGCTGAACCTACCGGAAAAAATCATGGTTAATGGAAAGGGATCCATCACTTATCAATATACATCAGCTGGGGCGAAGATTAAAAAAACTGTTATAGATAGTACGGTTTCTCCGGCTAAGACCATGGTCACTGATTATATAGGTGGATTTGTATATGAGCAGGATACTCTTCGTTATATTGCGCATGATGAGGGTCGGATTCGTCCGAAGTATGATTCCGGCAAGGCCATTGTTTACCATTGGGATTATTTTGAAAAAGACCATTTGGGCGATGTTCGGATAGTACTGGGAGACAATGCAGACACCAGCGTATATGCAGCTACGATGGAGACAGCTAACAGTGATAATGAAAATGCATTATTTAGTAATATCGACAATACCCGCACTGCTTTACCGTCTGGCTACCCAACAGATGAGACCACCAATCCTAACGCATATGTGGCAAAATTGAATGCTGAAAGTGGTGAAAAGATCGGACCATCCATCGTATTACGTGTTATGGTGGGAGATACTGTACAGCTAGGTGTGAAAGCATTCTACAAAAGTACGGGAGCGAGTACATCCAGTACCACGACCAGCAGCATGTTAGCTGCATTGGTCCAGGCATTCAGTTCATCTGCAGTTACAGATGGTACACATGCTGCTGGTACCAGTTCAGGTTTTTCATCTGCCTATACATCCAGCGAATACGAAGAATTGATAAGCAAGGATGTTAATGAAAACTTATCAACGAAACCAAAGGCATACCTTTCTTATGTCCTGTTTGACGACTTATTTAACATGGTGGATGATAATAGTGGTGTAAAACAGGTACAGGGTAGCCCTGATGAATTACAGATATTGACAGTAGATAAATTTGTGATTAAAAAAAACGGGTTTATCTATATTTATACCAGCAATGAAAGTGCGGAAGATGTGTACTTTGATAATCTCGTCGTTGCACACAATAAGGGACCTTTACTGGAGGAGACGCATTACTATCCGTTTGGTCTAGCGATGGCGGGTATTAGTTCAAATGCATTAGCAGAAAGTAATTATCCGCATAATAAGTTGAAATATAATGGAAAAGAATTGCAAACCGGTGAATTTGGGGACGGTAGCGGACTGGATTGGTATGACTATGGTGCAAGAATGTATAATGTACAAATAGGCAGATGGTCAGTGATGGATCCGATGAGTGATTCTATGAGAAGATTCTCTCCTTACAATTATGCATTTGATAACCCTATGCGGTTTATTGATCCTGACGGGATGGAGCCGGAAGATTGGGTGAAGTTTAAAAATAGCCTTGGACAGATGAGTGTAACGTGGGATAAAAATGTGACTGATCAGAAGAGTGCAGTGGCAAAATATGGGGCAGGAGCTAAGCATTTGGGGCAGGAAGCAATATGGTATTCAAATACAGAGGGAAATCAAACCTGGAAATTAGGAAAAGGAGGAGAGTTCCATGAAATACAATCAAATGCAGTAATTGGAACTATTTCTACAGTGGCCGATGTAACTTCCAATACAGTGGTAACAGCCGCTGATATGGGGCTAAGTAAGGCAAGTGCATTATTGCAGGGAGCAGGCGCTACAACCGAGGCATTATCAGATCTCACTTTGGCATCAAAAGTTGTAGGAACAACCGGGCAAGTACTTGGAGGGCTTGGAATTGCATTAACGGTAGCCGATGCTGCAGTTGGTGAACGTGGATTTACGACAAAGCATGCAATTGACCTAGCAATGGGTGCCGCTGGGTTTATTCCCGTATATGGTACCGCAATTGGTGTCACATGGTTTGTTGGAAACCTGATTTCGACAGCTGCTACAGGCCGAAGTATATCAGATAATATTCAAAAAATGATTGATGAAAAAGATTAGTAACAAAATGATATATAGTAGAATATTTATAAGTACATATAAGTACTATTCAAAATTTAAAAATCAAAGTCCACGATTTAGTGCTGCTATGGTGCTTACAGTAAGTCAATTTTGTACTTTTATGTTGGTACTGATAATCTTGCAAAGAGCATTGATATGGGATGTAGCTAAATATGTTCCAAACAAATATGTAGTCATTCCAATTGGTTTTATTTGGGTAGTAGCCATTTATAATTACTTTTCTGAGGAAAGGATTCATCTTCTCTTGGAAAACTTTAATGAATTACCTAAAGGGAAACGTAAATTTTGGGCTGTCATGAGTTTGGTATTCTTTTTACTACCTATGATTTTAATTGGTATTGTTGGTTGGGGACCTCGGCCTCATTTCTAACAAATTTTAATAAATTTTAGTTGCTATGATACGATTCATCTTTTCAACGACAACTTTTTCCATTTTTATAGTGCTGAGCGGAAACGCTTAGCACTATAACGATACTGTTCACTTAAAAGGTTACTACATCATTAGAAAATCAAAAGGAATGTTTTTCAAAATGAATGACTATTATATCGAAGTCCCTACCTATTCCCCACCTCAAATAGCCGCTTTCATCCCACAAGGATAGTGTCACTCATCATCATCCATTTTCCTACTGGCTGAATAAACTATCTACTGAAAATGCCCCGTTTTTTTTCCGGATACGACCAATTCCTTAAACCTCTCAAATCTCGATTATTACGAAAATACCCACGATACCATGTTAGTATTTAACATATTCTACATGGAGGCCTACTGGCTTTAGCGCCTGTTCATTGCTATATTGGATAAGGGAATAGCCGGGTTCTATAAATATGAAAAGCAGGTTTCCCGCTTGCTGCTGTGGGCTGCAGGATTAGCAATTTTCATCAGTTGTCTTGGTCTGCTTGGCCTGGTTAGTTATACCATCCGGCAGCGTACAAAAGTAATAGGCGTACGCAAAATACTCGGAGCCTCTATTGTTCAGGTCGTGAGTTTGATCTTAAAGGATTTTATGCAGCTCATTCTTGACGCATTTATAATTGCTACGCCGCTTGCATAGCTGAGTATGCACAAGTGGTTACAGCAATTTGCTTATCAAACCAGTATGAGTTATTGGGTATTTGCGCTCAGCGGACTGATTATGTTTTCTGTTGCATTGCTCGTGCTTGGCTTTCAGATTGTAAAGGCCGCTTTAGTGAATCCAGTGGAGAGTCTGAAGACGAATAAATTAATTTAAAAATGAAAAGGGGATAATACATTATTGTACTATCCCCTTTTTCCTGTACCGCGTACGGGAGTCGAACCCGTCATTCCTCCGTGAAAGGGAGGCGTCTTAGCCGATTGACCAACGCGGCATTTCGCGATTGGGATTGCAAAGGTAGTCAATTATTGAATATTTCAAAATTTATTTCAAAAAAGTCGGGTGTATTTTCGCATTTTCACGTTTATGATGCATTCACGTAAGGATAGGCTGTTCGATGCCGTAGATTATCAACTCGAAAAATTTCCTAAGGAAGACATGCTGGCCGCCAAGGTGAATGGCACCTGGACCCGCTATAGCACTGCTTTTGTAAGAGAAATCGCTGATAGATTCAGTGCCGGGTTACTGCAACTGGGCGTTAGTGGCAATGATGGTTCCGCTGCCAAAGCAGACAAAATTGCCATTATC is a genomic window of Chitinophaga sp. LS1 containing:
- a CDS encoding FtsX-like permease family protein, with the translated sequence MDKGIAGFYKYEKQVSRLLLWAAGLAIFISCLGLLGLVSYTIRQRTKVIGVRKILGASIVQVVSLILKDFMQLILDAFIIATPLA